The window AAAGTTCCGGTAGCTCAGGAAAATGCAAAACTGAAGCACATTATATAGTACAACCAAAGGTCTAATATCATGCAGCCATATCATGCCAGACAATAATCACTGCATAGATATCTTATGATTTAAGTTAGTTGTCTACTTACCAAATGCTTTGAAAAATGATTTGTATTGGCAATCATAAAGAGAGTTCAAAAACTCTGTAAGGTACGGAATCTTCCCAATCACTGTCAATATCTCTGGAGCATCCACGACCTGCAACATATTGTTcaaaattattaatttcttGTAAGAACACTCATTAATTGACACAATGGAGGAAACATATAAAACAGGAAAGCGAAATCACAAAGCATGCAGTAAGAAAGCAGTTTACCTTTTGTTTTAAAGAAACTCTGTCCAACGATATAATGCTCGTAAGGACGGTATAAAATATGAAGATGTCATACGGAAATATTTCATAAGTGGTGAAGGTAGAAATCGAATCCAAGAACAAATCAGCAGCCTTCTTAAAATTCCGAGTGGACATGCAGTACAAGCCTTCATACACCTTCAAACGATTCTTCCTTTCCCAATCACCTCCCTCTTCAAATAAGCTGCCATCATGATACAATGGTTACAAACAAAGCTCAGCTACCAAATTTAGAACCAAAAACTGCAGCTCATAAATCCACGTCACTACTACTTACTTCTTCGCTTTGTCAATACTCTTAGAAATGAGGTCAAAATCCATGTAAAAGAAACCAAGTTGCAGTGTATGGAAGACCAAGTCCATCTTTTGCCCAACTGCAACTGTCTTGCTTTCCGTTACTTTGAGTTGTTCCAATGCTTTCTCCTAGGTTCATACGGGAAGAATTTTTGAAGTCAAACTGAGGCATACCActaaggtcgtacccagtgcacaaggctcccgctttacgcagggtctgggagaggtgaatgtcggctagccttacccccatttatggagaggctgctcccaagtctcgaacccgagacctaccgctcatgggcgaaggcacttgccatcgcaccaagtgcgacctctaaaaggggaaaaataaaatgcagATATGACTCGTATAACAAATAAGTTACCACTTATCTACCTTGTCGCCAATACGAATGAAAAACAGGGACTTGGCCAAGTGAGCTTCTCGAACCTCACTTTCCCCTAAGTTCTCTTCCGCATCAGCGATCCTAAACAAAGGCAACCAGATAAGCTTCTTGGTAAAGGAAACCACTTTATCATGAAAAAAgttcattaaaattcaagatctaataaatcaaatcaattgGTGTAATAATAGCACAAATAACAAAGTTCTTCAAACTAGAAAATTCAAACACATCTTGTCATTCCACTTAacccactgtgaaaaaaaaccaaCGGTTGGCCAACAAAGAACTCATACTCCATTAGCATCCAATCCCACAAAACTATATCACCTGCGTAAAGCCTAATTCAACAAGTTATCTAAGTTCTTTTCTGCCTCAGCAATCCTAAACAAAGCCGACCATATAACTTACTTGGTAACAGAAATTACTTCATTGCAATGGCTATAATAATAGTACAAACAACACTATTTTTCACCATATACAATTCAAACAAATCTTGTCATCCGACTTAATTTACAATAAAACTCCAACGGATTACGAATATGTCAACGAAGAATTCATACCCCATCAGCATCCGATCTCACAAAACTACATCACTTGTGCAAGCCTGGTTCAACAAGTTACCTAAGTAATAGCAAATTTTTGTAGCTTCGTATCTCACAGTGAAGCGTCCAAAGTATAAATTTCAATCCCTAGTTCTCTTTTCGCATAATTCTCAGTAACCAAACACAATCTGgaccaaaatcaaaatttaaaacgaGAAAAAACAATAAAGAACTCACTTTTCGTCAAGCTTCTTGAGCTCCTCCTGGTTCTTCGCCCTCATCGAGTCCATAACGCCCTGGTCCAGCTCAAGCACCGATTCGGAGACTAGGGTTTCGTACAACGGCGCCATATCTACAAAACATCAAACCGAAACTCAATCCGCGATACGCAAAAACCGAAATTGAAAACACAGGCAATGCAAAAATGGGTTCAATTTAGAGAAAAATCGGCGATCTTACCGTCGGCTTTGACGGAGGTGAAAACCTCGTCCCTGAGTTGGACCTTTTCGATGTCCGGGACATCGGAATGGGAAAGGAGGAAGAGCTTGTTGGCGAGCACAAGGTGCGGCTGCTGCGTCCCCTCTTGGGCCTCCATTTGgaattggtggtggtggtgactcGGGTGAGTTAGGTCTCCGAGTCGGGAATTCTTTGTGCTTTGCTTGAAGGAGGAGGAAGTGAAACGACTGTGTGTTTTGGCCTAGTGAGTATCTTTATTCTCTCTCTCGGTAATTAAGGGTTCAGTCTTTTTCAACACGAAAGGTAAATTAGGGGAAGGAGATGTAGTTAAATTAAGATTTGATAGGATTTGATGGTattttaatagatttttaaattcaagagtagttaattaaattttacaagaggattttaaaagattttgaaaTTCTGGTCTAGtcaaattagaattttaaagaacaCATCTAAATCTATGAGTAGTCGATTAAGATTTTAAAAAGTTCATAGAAGTCTAGGTGTAGCGAACATATCAAAGATTTGCTAAGATTTTAATGGGTGAAggattttgatggatttgagAGTAGAAGTATAAATAACAAATGCCATAAATAATCCAACCTTCATCCCAAGGATTTCATTTCAAGAACCAAGGATTCTATCTGTAGAAGAGGAATAATCTTCCTCATTTTTTGGCCCCGCCTGAGAACCTGGTGAACAGCTGATCATCTATACATAACATGTTTCCAAATCCTCATTTCTCTAACTTGCTTTCACCACACCTCATCCCTCCCCATGACCCACCCATTACCATATTGGATGAACAATCCCACCCACGCACTGCTAAAATGGGTTTGATTTTCGTGCTTTGCCTTTATTGGATGAACAATCCCATGTCATTGCAGGTAAGGTTGCGATTAAAACTTGTGAGTGTTTGTTGTTGCTCGAATCCAATACAAATCATGGATGGCATTGAATAAAGATGGACAATTGAGTCACTCTTTGATTACCATGTATGCAAGATGTGGTGAGGGTTTTTGCACGGaaagtgtttgatgaaattATTGAAAGGGATTTGGTTTTGTGTATGACACGTCCGACCTTGATATTTACCAAATACCAATGTaagcacgtgctggccgacaccggaaggtgacaaagccatattaGGATGCATGAGAACTAAGAACAATTAACCGACATaaataaaacttgaaaatttaattataatgaatatgcatttatGGAACGTAtttagagcatacaactaaatccgagacactaaaaaggaataatatgaaattgaatgaacaaggagatgggtcctacaccgagaggacttgaagatgccgatgcgggaGTGCCTTAACGTCGGGATTGTACgtctcgattctaagtcctgaaggggcgcaaaacaaaacatgagtggaccaagtttatatataaataatactgAAACAGTTAttcatcaacgtactaacccccaaagtttatgaaaactcaatagtataatatgtaataagttttccgaaaaccctagcaggCCATAAAACCTTTGTGTAaaacatatatcgtatataaTGTTGTGTTTAGCCGTAGTATCACAATCGCCCGTAGGCATTACATCTTTTGGCCGAAGCCAATATATAAGTATTTTCCGGCCGAAGCGACCAACCAAATGCCCTGCCGAAGCCCATATAAATATCTTTCGACTGAAGCCACCAaccgaagccaatataagtatcttTTGGCCGAAGCCACCAACCAAACGCCCCGGTcgaagccaatataagtatcttACGGCCGAAGCCtaagccaatataagtatcttCCGGCTGAAGCCACCAACCAAACGCCCGACcaaagccaatataagtatcattcGCCTGTTGGCAGTATCATATGAATATCCATTAAATAagcacataaaacataaacataatatttctaatatatatatatatatatatatatatatcttaaatCGGAGCTCAGTAACTAAAATGTCATATTGTAAAACCACGTTCATCAGTGGGTATAtagtcatcaatcatatataccacTAAGAACGTAAAGTCGAATAATCATGATAATTCATAAAGCATGAaaccaatttactcataaacgtttcataaaccATAGAcataaaatcatgtttttcatgtatgcactTCTAATagtaaaacatgcattttggaaaggggtccactcacaaatacttCGCCGTCAAAGAGTCATGCAAACTGGAGAGGGACGGAAACATCATAAACacttgcacctaagcacataaaggtaccaattaataaaattatactAAATTGTTGAATTTTGGGAAACGGACGTCATAAATGGATTTAAGACGTCGAAAAACATAAAGTGGGATCTCGGGTACCTCTATGTGCCGCTACACGCACCTTCATGCGCTGCCGCATGTGCCGATTTGGGTCGTTGAAAAGTCATCGCTGTAGACGGCGGCGAAGCACAGTATCTTCGGTGGAGACGCGTGTGATCCATGCGTGGGCCAAAACCTGTGTGCTCACGGCCTGGGTTCTGGGATTAGTTCTGGGTTGGGCCGGTTTTCCTTTGGTTTGGGCCTAAGGTAGTTAGGTTTGGGCCCAGGCTAAAGGGTTGGGCTAGGTCTTATTTAGATTTGGGCTTGTAACTGGGCTGGGTTCAATAGGTCACAATTATGGATTGGGCCAAGAGTTTGGGCCAAGTTCTATGGCCCAATAACATTGGGCCGGCTAAGGTTGTGGGTCAGGTTTAACCTATTTTAGTTTGGCTAATTTCTGGGCACAAATTCAAACGCCCATAACTTTTTCGATACTCAACCAattcaagtgattcaaaaatcaaagttgtagtacttgatgagataaagagaatggtaccttgcacaatgGCTAACTCGTCATGGTTTAGCCAGAAAACGCCTTGAAAATGGCGGTGCTAGCTGGAAAACTAGGAAAAGCTACTCCGAGCTATTTTCTGCGATTAACACATATAtacaactcaaaacaagcttTGGTCTAACCCTAAAACATATCCCAAGGATTTCTAGAAGCTTAATAACGTCGAAAAATCACGAAACACGTCGGGGAATACGATGAACAGTGACATCGTCAATGTAGGGTTTCCTGGTGCTTGGCTTAGGGTTTTCGAAGCCTCTCCGTCCAGGTGGTGGTGGTTTGAGGTGGTTGTGGTTGCTCTGTGTGTGTGGTTCAGAGAGGAGATGGAGAGTTTCAGAGAAAGAGAGCTCGGGGAGAGATGAGAGATAAAGAGAATGAGAGAAAGTGAGGGAGAAATATGAGATAGTTGTGAGAGAGAAAGCTCACGGATCCAAAATGAAGAAAGGGAAGGGGGTCGGGAGACAAACCAAAATGAATGGGTCCCACTTGGGCACACCAAATATAAAATAAGGCCCAAAAGCAACCCATTTCAAAATATCTAGTCCAACCATAATGAAAATACCAAAATACCCTTCCGTTCCAAAATCCGTTATATTAATTGGGACGAGTTGTTACAGTGTAATTCCATGATTCCTGGGTATTGCAATATGAGGTGCGCTGGAGATGCGATGAGGGTTGTTCCGGGAAATGAGGGGTGATGGATTTGATCCTAATGAAACAACTTTGGCGACAGTTCTTGAGCATCCGGGGACatgggggatttgagtttgggtcCGTGGGTGGAGAGTTTTGTAGTTGAGGAGAAATTAGAGATGAATTCATATGTAGGCTCTCCATTGATTGGCAGGATAAAAGTTATAAGAAATCCATGGAAAAAATCCATAcaaatccatagaaatataTAGGTGAAATCCTTATAAATCTATCAAAATCCATATAAGCTTGTAgaatctattaaaatcctttaaaatatgTCACTTAAAAAAGTCTATTAAAATCCTCTTAAATCCAAGTTGACTACACCCCCTTAGTAAATCAAGGGAAGgaaaaagtaaaaaagggtAATTGTAATGTGTTGTGCCCTATTTTATTgaagggagagagtgagagatggTGCGTAAAAGAAAGATGAtagagttgagaaatttatgtTATGTGCATTTCTCATTactgtgcctttatttatagtagtacaAAATATAATCTACTACTGATTTACAAAATCATACTTGCACTAGAATTTGTGTCACAACATAGTCTTTattgtgtgtttttttctttttttttttgtggtcaaACGATAGAAGATATTATTAAATACGTATTGAAAGGTTTACATTTTTGGTCAAAATTTTAGACAGTCATCCCAAGAACGTCGTACCCAATCTATAGTGCCTCTATTCCTCATTATAAATGAAGCCGCTAAGTGAGCCGCTCCATTGCATTTTCGAGAAGCAATAGAAAACTCAATCGACTCCAATTGTTAGCTAATTGTTGGATatcaaaggtgaaccggaccagaccaaaccagtaaatgCTAAAAATTTGAACTTGCATTTGGGTATATGAGGTTTTCTTCGATTTAGAATACAAAGGTTAAAAGTCATATTTGACTCCAAATTTGGCGATGCAAGTGATTAAAACTCCAATGCAAAGTCAATTTTGAatttaactttttaatcttatGTATTAGAGAGAGATTAAGTCCAATTTAGAGTTAAATATAATTGTGCAATGCACTTTTAACTCTAAAGTTAAATATGATTTCACATCATATATGAGATTGTCATTGAAGAATGACACTATAGATTGTCATTGACCACTTCTACACTTTGATCAGAGGTCAGTGACAATAGATTTGAGGGTTGGAGTTGTCATCAATCATCATCGGGCTCTATGACGAGGTAAGAATGGGAGAGGAGAAAGTGAAGAGTAGGAAACGAGAGAATTAATGGGGTGTCTTCAATGTTAACCCTTTTGTTTTTCACGCTAGGATTTCACTATTATGTCGCTCATCTATCTTAATTTTTTCACATATGATGTAGTTGGTGTTATTTTAGATGCGGAAGAATGAAAGAAGGAAGCGCCATTTAATTAAGAAAAGTGACTGGAGAATTTGTAATTCAGGAGTTTAAATATTATTTGTTGCTGCCATATCTAGAAGTGGATGTTTCAGACTTTTTAGGTTGTTCAGATGAATGCTACTTTCATTTGGTGTAACTTTCTCTCGCTAAGCCATAACGCGTTCGTAGAAGAGGTGTTCCTTTCTCCTTCAAAAGTGGCTAGCCAGAAATCCGTCAAAGCAATTCTCTCACAAAAGTGATTTGAGCAATCTTTCATAGAAATCCGTCAAAACTACAAGTAACTAATAAATGaggttttttattgtttgtcttTTAGATCATGGGTTTTATGTTCATTATTGTTTGCCTTTTGGGGTTTCAAGGGCTTTATTGCTTATCTTTTAGTTTTCTTGAGCAAGCTTTATAGTCTATTTCTAGGCTTGAGCAACCTTTTCAttcaataaaaattcaaaagcaagagtttCTATCACAACTTTTGGTATTTCAAAGTTCTATCCAATGATGGCCGTTCGTGATTCCTATATCCGTAACATTATTCACTGTGTCATTTTCTCCCAAAAATTCTTTTCAGTTCCTCTTGAAATTTTATAGCTCAACCATAaatctaattataaaaaaaaattggtttgaGTAAAGATTCAAAATCCACCCCATCTGATTGACTAATTAAGATATTAGGTATCTCGTATGCATAGCGGAATATCGTTCATGTTATGATTGATTATATCTTTTGGGTGCATTGCttgattatattttattttttagttgatTAAAAAGTTGTAAAACGATAGTTTTGTTACTTGAAGATGTTGATTCTAATTGATGATGAATTTCTATTGAAATTTTACCTTTTAGTTTTAGtgtatgataaaaaaaaaaaaattcctagtATTTATATGCAAGGGCCTCCCATTTAATTTCTCGCTCTGAGCCTATAAATTCTTAAGACCGGCCCTAATAGTAATACTCTTAACCACAAGAATTTCAAAAGATAAACACTTATTTTCAGGACCGACCCTGATAGTAATACTCTAAACCGCAAGAGTTTCAAAAGATAAACACTTATCAATTACTCGGTTTAGTTACCTAAGCCAAACCCTTCTAAAATGTCGATTGTCCTACAATACCCAAGATTATCAATAGCTATGTAAATTGGCCATGATCAATCTATTAAGCACATTGCATAATGCAAATTGAACAACTAATATTGTACTCAACTTTCATTGGTTGATTTAAACACGTTTGGATAAAGTTTATGGACTGATCACAATTCGCGAAGTGAAGAACCAAAAGCCCCGGTGATCCAGAGAATCGCGAGCGTCGTTGGACAACAAAATCGACGGTCCATATTTTCCCCCACAAATGCAATGACCCAAGAGAAAGCCTCTGGGAAAGCTCTGTAACTCTGTTGCAAGCAACCTCCGTAGTACTCGTGTTTCAAAATGTCACGGACGAGAAAGTCCAACAGAAACAAAAAACCCACCACCCTCGAAATCGTCCTCGACTCCTCTGACACCATCACCGACACCGACTCCGACTCCTCCGACCTAAACTCTCCAATCTCAGGTATGTTCTCCTTCGCCTTCCCGACCAACCcattgttgtgcggaagcggcgTACgactgtaagtgaatagtaaaacagaacagaataaaaccaacaccaacaagaacaccaagatttatactggttcggcaatgcctacatccagtttggagacgacggagtattccactataatcaatgagaacatacaatagtgtttatcactcaatttcccaaagacccaaataaccccaagctctcacacttacaataggaagagaaaaccaaaaatacaaaacaagacaatttgagaaaattcttctctatgccaaatggcttcttgctatttttctctcttccttgttcttCTCTACTTCTCCATGCTTATGAGCTACACCTTgctctccttttatagccaaagaaaagcttctcaaagacatcaatggCCAAAGGCCTAACATCAAGTCAAAAAGAATTAGGCATAAGTGCATCCAATTTTGGTTTCCCACATGTAGCATGCCATCCAACAATTTTGACCACAAAAGTAGCCCAAAGATTTGGACTTTGACTACATGTTTGAGTCAAtaatcaacaatctccaccttgactCAAACCCTCTAAGTAGAACTCCAAATAGTCATCTCCCAATCCCCCATGGggcaatcaacaaattttacaaacGCCAATCAAGTCTAAGCAGTGCTTAAACTTGTGCAACGAAACTGGCTTCGTTAACATATCCGCAGGATTGTCAGCGGTCCCAATCTTCTGAAGAAGAATATCTCCCTCGTCAATAACCTCACGAACAAAATGGAACCTCACGTCAATGTGTTTCGTACGTGCATGATGAACTTGATTCTTTGCTAAATGTATAGCACTCTGACTGTCGCAATAAACATCCACATGGTCTTGTTGAACCCCTAAGTCATCAAGCAACCCTTGAAGCCAGATGGCTTCCTTTATAGCTTCTGTCACAGCCATGTATTCTGCCTCAGTAGTCGACAAAGCAACTGTAGATTGCAGAATCGACCTCCAACTTACTGGACCTCCAGCAATAGAGAATACAAAACCAGTAGTGGACCTACGCTTGTCCAAATCACCTGCGTAATCAGAATCCACATATCCAACAACACATTTACCAGTAACTTTATCCTGCTGGAACAATAAACCAACATCCACAGTACCCAGAATATACCGTAGAATCCATTTCACAGCTTGCCAATGCCCTtttcctggattatgcatatatctacTGACAATGCTAACAGCTTGTGAAATATCAGGCCTAGTACACACCatagcatacatcaaactaccaacaacatttgcataaggaATTTGAGCCATGTACTGACTCTCTTTAACAGTTTTAGGAGACATAGAAGCGCTAAGTTTGAAATGAGAGGCAAGAGGTGTACTAACCggttttgaattttcattcaTCCTGAAACGTTGTAGTACCTTCTTCAAATACTGCTTCTGACACAGACTAATCTTGCCCTTCGCTCTatctctttcaatttccataCCTAGTATCTTCCGAGCTTCTCCCaagtccttcatctcaaattcattaCTTAGTTGAGTCTTCAACCTTGTAATCTCCACTTTGCTCTTACATGCTAtaagcatatcatcaacatataaaagcAGATAAATGAAGGTTCCATCTTGTAGTTTGCGAAAGTATACACAATGGTCATAGTGACTTCTTGTGTACTTCTGCCCGATCATAAATCTATCAAATCGCTTGTACCATTGTCTTGGAGACTGCTTCAAGCCATACAATGATTTTTCCAATTTGCAAACCCAATTTTCCTTTCCAGCAACCTTAAAACCTTCTGGCTGagacatataaatctcttcctccaaatcaccatGTAAGAACGCAGTCTTGACATCAAGTTGGGCCAACTCAAGGTCAAACTGCACAACTAAAGCCAACAGAATACGAATAGAAGAATGTTTTACTACAGGAGAAAATacctcattgtagtcaatgccttcCTTCTGAGCATAGCCTTTAGCTACCAATCTGGCTTTGAATCTTACATTGTCTTTTCCCAAAGATTCCATCtttttggcatacacccatttacaaccaattGCTTTCTTCCCCTTTGGTAACTGAACCAGCTTCCAAGTCTCatttttatgaagagatttcAT is drawn from Malus domestica chromosome 14, GDT2T_hap1 and contains these coding sequences:
- the LOC103455036 gene encoding 26S proteasome non-ATPase regulatory subunit 6 homolog; the encoded protein is MEAQEGTQQPHLVLANKLFLLSHSDVPDIEKVQLRDEVFTSVKADDMAPLYETLVSESVLELDQGVMDSMRAKNQEELKKLDEKIADAEENLGESEVREAHLAKSLFFIRIGDKEKALEQLKVTESKTVAVGQKMDLVFHTLQLGFFYMDFDLISKSIDKAKNLFEEGGDWERKNRLKVYEGLYCMSTRNFKKAADLFLDSISTFTTYEIFPYDIFIFYTVLTSIISLDRVSLKQKVVDAPEILTVIGKIPYLTEFLNSLYDCQYKSFFKAFAGLTEQIKLDRYLHPHFRYYMREIRTVVYSQFLESYKSVTIEAMAKAFGVTVDFIDLELSRFIAAGKLHCKIDKVAGVLETNRPDAKNSLYQATIKQGDFLLNRIQKLSRVIDL